A single genomic interval of Odontesthes bonariensis isolate fOdoBon6 chromosome 3, fOdoBon6.hap1, whole genome shotgun sequence harbors:
- the smpd2b gene encoding sphingomyelin phosphodiesterase 2 gives MIHSSASMANTECISVQVFSLNCWGIRYLSKHCPQRYHMIGEMLCKEEHDIVLLQEVWSEKDYLYLKKKLATCHPHSHYFKSGVIGSGLAIFSKHRIRDTFLYRYSLNGYPYMAHHGDWFGGKAVGMVVLNLGSLTANVYVTHLHAEYSRDKDSYLPHRVVQAWELQQFIRHTSAGADVVILGGDLNMHPQDLGNRLLMSYTGLRDSYVETAKFDGCEDGMTLITENPFISKKELVPFEKGIRIDYILFKGSSSTEIHCGFMSTTKGSVPDHPFPYSDHEALTAELTLKSNIPPEAGSNRQSKTRDSAPGKVAELVDILTEARTEVKVGLHCAERMRYTAARTGVMGLALLFLELAIAAVPWLALGAEQPFPRTSFYLLAALCFAILLTTFLLYIFYTMELKSLQGAEDQMRLAVGSLQEKLRGFPVAQPHNAPPRPPEGHKPSALDPEE, from the exons ATGATCCACTCATCTGCCAGCATGGCTAACACGGAGTGTATCAGTGTGCAAGTCTTCTCCCTGAACTGTTG gGGGATCCGCTACCTAAGCAAACACTGTCCTCAGCGCTATCACATGATCGGAGAAATGTTGTGCAAGGAAGAACATGATATTGTTTTACTGCAAGAG GTGTGGAGTGAGAAGGACTATCTCTACTTGAAAAAGAAGCTTGCCACTTGTCATCCTCACTCTCATTACTTTAAAAG TGGCGTCATAGGCAGCGGACTGGCCATTTTCTCTAAACACAGAATCCGTGACACGTTTCTTTATCGCTACTCACTGAATGGCTATCCTTACATG GCTCACCATGGGGACTGGTTTGGAGGTAAAGCTGTTGGGATGGTCGTCTTGAACCTCGGCAGCCTGACTGCAAACGTCTACGTCACACAT CTGCATGCAGAATACTCCAGAGACAAGGACTCTTATCTACCTCACAGAGTGGTTCAGGCCTGGGAGCTGCAGCAGTTCATCCG TCACACCTCTGCTGGAGCAGATGTGGTCATTCTCGGTGGTGATCTCAACATGCACCCCCAGGACCTCGGCAACAGACTGCTTATGTCTTATACTGGTCTGAGGGACTCCTATGTAGAAACGGCTAAATTTGAT ggGTGCGAGGATGGTATGACTTTAATAACAGAAAACCCTTTTATCAGTAAAAAGGAGCTTGTTCCCTTTGAAAAAGGAATTCGAATCGACTACATCCTGTTCAAG ggTTCATCCAGTACTGAAATTCATTGTGGTTTCATGTCCACCACCAAAGGCTCCGTTCCCGACCATCCGTTCCCGTACTCTGATCATGAAGCTCTTACTGCTGAATTAACGCTGAAGTCCAACATTCCACCAGAGGCAGGAAGTAACAGACAGTCAAAGACTCGGGACTCTGCTCCAG GGAAGGTGGCTGAACTGGTTGACATTCTGACGGAGGCCCGTACAGAAGTCAAAGTGGGCTTGCACTGCGCTGAGAGGATGCGCTACACAGCAGCTCGCACTGGGGTGATGGGGCTGGCTCTGTTGTTCCTGGAGTTGGCCATCGCAGCGGTACCTTGGCTGGCTCTGGGAGCAGAACAACCCTTCCCACGTACCTCCTTCTACCTGCTGGCCGCTCTGTGCTTCGCCATCCTGCTGACCACCTTTCTGCTTTACATCTTTTATACGATGGAGCTGAAATCTCTCCAGGGGGCTGAAGACCAGATGAGGTTGGCTGTAGGTAGTCTGCAAGAGAAGCTCAGGGGTTTTCCTGTGGCTCAGCCTCACAATGCCCCTCCGAGGCCCCCAGAGGGGCACAAGCCCAGTGCCTTGGATCCAGAGGAATGA
- the LOC142377467 gene encoding troponin I, slow skeletal muscle-like → MSSMLCFLQRKSKISASRKLMLKSSMAAKAKEELEQELVEKEEEKEKYLEEKAPPIQTSGMSLEELRTMCEELHAKINVVDEERYDIEAKVLHNTREIKDLNIKVMDLRGKFKRPNLRRVRVSADAILRSVLGSKHKVSMDLRANLKSVKKEDAEKEKTVEVSDWRKNVEAMSGMEGRKKMFDAAKGQSQ, encoded by the exons ATGAGCTCAATGTTGTGCTTTTTGCAGCGGAAATCGAAAATCTCTGCCTCTCGCAAGCTCATGCTGAAG AGCTCGATGGCTGCCAAGGCTaaggaggagctggagcaggagctggtagaaaaagaggaggaaaaagaaaagtaccTCGAAGAAAAAGCTCCTCCAATACAGACCAGTGGCATGTCATTAGAAGAGCTGCGG ACAATGTGTGAAGAGCTGCACGCCAAAATCAATGTGGTTGACGAGGAGCGGTACGATATTGAAGCCAAGGTCTTGCACAACACCAGAGAG ATTAAAGACCTGAACATCAAGGTCATGGACTTGCGAGGGAAGTTCAAGAGGCCCAACTTGAGAAGGGTGAGGGTCTCCGCTGACGCCATCCTGCGCTCCGTTCTGGGCTCCAAACACAAAGTGTCTATGGACCTGCGAGCCAACCTCAAATCTGTCAAGAAAGAGGATGCAGAAAAG GAGAAGACAGTGGAGGTGAGTGACTGGAGGAAGAATGTTGAGGCCATGTCGGGCATGGAGGGCCGCAAGAAGATGTTCGATGCAGCAAAAGGCCAAAGCCAGTAA
- the LOC142377466 gene encoding troponin T, cardiac muscle-like isoform X2: MPAELELINTEHFCSVFSSFRGQDAAEENEGEEAKPKIKTGFVPSLAPPKIPDGEKVDFDDFNRKRMEKDLNELKTLIEAHFEKRKSEEEELLHLTDRIEKRRSERAEQMKIRAEKERERQNRLAVEKARKEEEEAKKKAGDDARKKMILSNLTFTGYKTQTGPKRQTEREKKKKILNDRRKELNVDHMKEEKLREKATELRDWMCQLEAEKFELQYTCAKQKYEITVLRNRVSDHQKISKGSRSKRGLRK; the protein is encoded by the exons ATGCCAGCAGAGTTGGAATTAATCAACACTGAAcacttttgttctgttttttcttctttcagagGACAAG ATGCTGCAGAGGAAAATGAGGGAG AGGAGGCAAAGCCGAAGATAAA GACTGGTTTCGTGCCCAGCTTGGCACCACCCAAAATACCAGATGGAGAAAAAGTGGATTTTGAT GACTTTAACAGGAAGCGTATGGAAAAGGACCTGAATGAGCTCAAGACACTGATTGAAGCTCACTTTGAGAAGCGCAAGAGCGAGGAAGAAGAACTTCTACACCTCACGGATCGCATA GAAAAACGCAGGTCTGAGAGAGCCGAGCAGATGAAAATCAGAGCggagaaggaaagagaaaggCAAAACAGACTGGCT GTAGAGAAGGCAagaaaggaggaagaagaagccaAGAAGAAAGCAGGTGACGATGCAAGGAAGAAAATGATTCTATCTAACCTGACTTTCACTGGATACAAG ACACAGACTGGACcaaaaagacaaacagaaagagaaaagaagaagaagatcctAAATGATCGACGCAAGGAGTTAAACGTCGATCAcatgaaagaagaaaaacttag GGAGAAAGCAACAGAACTGAGGGACTGGATGTGCCAGCTAGAGGCAGAGAAGTTTGAACTTCAGTACACGTGTGCAAAGCAGAAATACGAG ATAACCGTGCTGAGGAATCGGGTCAGTGATCATCAGAAAAT atcAAAGGGTAGCAGAAGCAAGCGGGGACTGAGAAAGTGA
- the pkp1b gene encoding plakophilin-1: MTSLGPLKSAISIGNVDDTSLAVPSVNQYRSGQQRVLEQVQTIRRKSRLSSSKSGSTSLSPTSPLYDSVFVDSGRTHSSTSNGSGFFGNGSSKNLILEKNIHRQMVNNSKRSTAFRNTLTSTSRHERSYAPVSSVAVGQTSTSRSEPDLIWQSSMPKHSVPAQKNPSNKGNFMTQRSASQYIVSTTSKPQPLYASNGQIKSNKQFICSQTDMRKAHSKQSVTEAKSMGKANSGTNGTSVVTDITLREAVEFLSSSDENYQLCGASYIQHNTFINDKAKEEVLKLNGIPLLVGLLRSSSSQVSHTASAALRNLSFKSDGNKEEIHRCDGVTEALDQLRDSDSVELHKQLTGLLWNLSSADKLRSDLLKNALPVLTERVILPYTTGSNPTSGTNKDPDVFFHTTGCLRNLSSAQQISRQAMRKCRGLIDSLVSYIKDCVDAGKPDDESVENCVCILHNLTFQLEAEAPALFSRITALAKTVNRSHSQNDNSPVGCFSSQSKSPEHERYFDFPVVEDPQPNGAGWLIHSKTLQSYLALLDSSQREETQEACCGTLQNITASEGIVSSVMSQIIVQKLNGLQVISPLLKSNKANLQKSAVALVGNLTKNPNLHSAIGRKALPELLGLLSEGTKGGNDSDDTLAMTCRTASCLLMKEPEISKQFLNNNLIKSLNDLSQNVYFPKSSQAASLLLYKIWSEKDLQSFLKKQGMSKSSFVNETTMAVHRSLQVVD; the protein is encoded by the exons ATGACGAGCCTGGGTCCGTTAAAATCGGCGATTTCCATCGGGAACGTGGACGACACGTCGCTGGCCGTGCCGTCCGTTAACCAGTACCGATCAGGACAGCAGCGCGTCCTGGAGCAAGTGCAAACAATCAGGAGGAAGTCGAGGCTGTCCAGCAGCAAGAGCGGATCTACTTCTTTATCTCCAACAA GCCCTTTGTATGACTCCGTGTTCGTAGATTCTGGGAGGACACACTCTAGCACATCTAATGGAAGCGGCTTCTTTGGCAATGGCTCCTCTAAAAAT CTCATCCTGGAGAAAAACATCCACCGTCAAATGGTCAACAACTCCAAAAGATCCACTGCGTTTAGAAACACGCTTACTTCCACCTCTCGCCATGAGAGGAGCTACGCCCCCGTTAGCTCTGTGGCAGTAGGTCAAACCAGCACCAGCCGCAGCGAACCCGATCTGATCTGGCAAAGTTCCATGCCAAAACATTCTGTTCCAGCTCAGAAAAACCCCTCAAACAAGGGCAACTTCATGACACAAAGGAGTGCCAGTCAGTATATAGTGAGCACCACCTCAAAGCCTCAGCCTCTGTATGCTTCAAATGGTCAGATCAAATCAAACAAGCAGTTCATATGCAGTCAAACTGACATGAGAAAGGCGCACTCAAAGCAATCCGTCACAGAGGCCAAGTCCATGGGCAAAGCAAACTCTGG GACAAATGGAACCAGCGTGGTTACTGATATCACACTGAGGGAGGCTGTGGAGTTTCTTTCCAGCAGCGATGAAAATTATCAGCTTTGCGGCGCTTCCTACATTCAGCACAACACTTTCATTAACGACAAAGCAAAGGAGGAG GTCTTAAAGCTTAATGGCATCCCTCTCCTGGTGGGCCTGCTGCGTAGCTCGAGCTCGCAAGTCAGCCACACAGCCTCGGCCGCCCTCCGTAACTTGTCCTTTAAGAGCGATGGAAACAAAGAGGAGATACACCGCTGTGATGGCGTCACCGAGGCTCTGGATCAGCTCAGAGATTCAGACTCTGTAGAGCTGCACAAACAGTTAACAG GTCTTCTGTGGAATTTGTCCTCTGCAGACAAATTGAGGTCGGACCTGCTGAAGAATGCTCTGCCCGTCTTAACAGAGCGTGTGATCCTGCCCTACACAACAGGTTCTAACCCAACCAGTGGCACAAACAAAGACCCTGATGTCTTTTTTCACACCACAGGATGCCTTAG AAACCTCAGTAGTGCGCAACAAATCAGCAGACAGGCGATGAGGAAATGCCGCGGTTTGATCGATTCCTTAGTCAGCTACATTAAAGACTGTGTGGATGCAGGAAAACCAGATGATGAA TCTGTAGAAAACTGCGTGTGCATCCTGCACAATCTGACATTCCAGCTTGAGGCCGAGGCTCCAGCTCTGTTCAGCAGGATCACAGCTTTGGCCAAAACTGTGAACAGGAGCCACAGTCAGAACGACAACAGCCCTGTCGGCTGCTTCAGTTCCCAGAGCAAATCTCCAGAGCATGAG CGGTACTTTGACTTCCCTGTGGTTGAGGATCCACAGCCGAATGGGGCCGGCTGGTTGATCCACTCCAAAACACTGCAGAGTTATCTCGCTTTGCTTGACTCAAGCCAGCGAGAAGAGACACAGGAAGCCTGCTGCGGAACATTGCAGAATATCACTGCATCTGAAGGCATT GTCTCCAGTGTAATGAGTCAGATCATTGTGCAGAAACTGAATGGCCTGCAGGTTATCAGCCCCCTTTTAAAGTCAAACAAAGCCAACTTGCAGAAGAGCGCAGTGGCTTTGGTTGGAAACTTGACGAAGAACCCAAACCTGCACAGTGCCATCG GTCGTAAAGCCCTCCCAGAGCTGCTGGGCCTCCTCAGCGAAGGCACCAAGGGAGGGAATGACTCAGATGATACCCTTGCCATGACCTGCCGGACTGCTAGCTGCCTGCTTATGAAGGAGCCTGAAATAAGcaaacagtttttaaacaaCAACCTGATAAAATCACTGAACGACCTTAGCCAAAACGT atatttccCAAAGTCCAGCCAAGCTGCGTCCCTTCTTCTTTACAAAATCTGGTCAGAAAAAGATTTGCAAAGCTTCCTGAAAAAG CAAGGAATGAGCAAGTCCTCATTCGTGAATGAGACCACCATGGCGGTGCACAGATCGCTCCAAGTGGTTGATTAA
- the LOC142377466 gene encoding troponin T, cardiac muscle-like isoform X1 has protein sequence MPAELELINTEHFCSVFSSFRGQADAAEENEGEEAKPKIKTGFVPSLAPPKIPDGEKVDFDDFNRKRMEKDLNELKTLIEAHFEKRKSEEEELLHLTDRIEKRRSERAEQMKIRAEKERERQNRLAVEKARKEEEEAKKKAGDDARKKMILSNLTFTGYKTQTGPKRQTEREKKKKILNDRRKELNVDHMKEEKLREKATELRDWMCQLEAEKFELQYTCAKQKYEITVLRNRVSDHQKISKGSRSKRGLRK, from the exons ATGCCAGCAGAGTTGGAATTAATCAACACTGAAcacttttgttctgttttttcttctttcagagGACAAG CAGATGCTGCAGAGGAAAATGAGGGAG AGGAGGCAAAGCCGAAGATAAA GACTGGTTTCGTGCCCAGCTTGGCACCACCCAAAATACCAGATGGAGAAAAAGTGGATTTTGAT GACTTTAACAGGAAGCGTATGGAAAAGGACCTGAATGAGCTCAAGACACTGATTGAAGCTCACTTTGAGAAGCGCAAGAGCGAGGAAGAAGAACTTCTACACCTCACGGATCGCATA GAAAAACGCAGGTCTGAGAGAGCCGAGCAGATGAAAATCAGAGCggagaaggaaagagaaaggCAAAACAGACTGGCT GTAGAGAAGGCAagaaaggaggaagaagaagccaAGAAGAAAGCAGGTGACGATGCAAGGAAGAAAATGATTCTATCTAACCTGACTTTCACTGGATACAAG ACACAGACTGGACcaaaaagacaaacagaaagagaaaagaagaagaagatcctAAATGATCGACGCAAGGAGTTAAACGTCGATCAcatgaaagaagaaaaacttag GGAGAAAGCAACAGAACTGAGGGACTGGATGTGCCAGCTAGAGGCAGAGAAGTTTGAACTTCAGTACACGTGTGCAAAGCAGAAATACGAG ATAACCGTGCTGAGGAATCGGGTCAGTGATCATCAGAAAAT atcAAAGGGTAGCAGAAGCAAGCGGGGACTGAGAAAGTGA